Proteins from a single region of Phycisphaeraceae bacterium D3-23:
- the phnA gene encoding phosphonoacetate hydrolase, which yields MPTPSTRSFSVNGRSYSPPACPVVVICIDGCADEYLSVSIARGKAPHIAKLAAVGYRGMARACLPTFTNVNNGAIVTGTPPSATGICGNFFLDPETGEEVMMNDSKFLRNDTILAAAEQAGRKVAFVTAKDKLRELYAKGMRPDGLHFSAEKADEAKQRCGIDIEALVGPRPDIYSGDASVYTLKAGVRLIEEGHADFLYLSLTDYMQHAYAPEEPESLAFYAALDGQVGRMLGLGAVVAATADHGMNAKCDGDGAPQVIYLEDLLEAEFGEGVKVICPITDPYVVHHGALGSAVTVHLPEKILAEPGGLRRVQQWVLERPGITEVVDKAIAVKKVQLAADRIGDLYVFSARDVVIGRRPEYHDISALKKTLRSHGGRYEEMVPLLVSRPLSPAYLRKAQGDPRNFDVFDFACNASN from the coding sequence ATGCCCACCCCAAGCACCCGATCGTTTTCTGTGAATGGCCGGAGCTACTCTCCTCCGGCGTGCCCGGTGGTTGTCATCTGTATTGATGGCTGTGCGGACGAGTACCTGAGTGTCTCGATCGCGCGGGGCAAGGCCCCCCACATCGCCAAGCTTGCGGCGGTGGGTTATCGCGGGATGGCGCGGGCGTGTCTGCCGACGTTTACGAATGTCAACAACGGCGCGATCGTCACGGGCACACCGCCCAGCGCGACCGGCATCTGCGGCAACTTCTTCCTCGACCCCGAGACGGGCGAAGAGGTCATGATGAACGATTCAAAGTTTTTGCGCAACGACACGATCCTCGCGGCGGCGGAGCAGGCGGGGCGGAAGGTCGCGTTTGTGACCGCCAAGGACAAGCTCCGTGAGCTCTACGCGAAGGGGATGCGGCCCGATGGCCTGCACTTTTCCGCAGAAAAAGCGGACGAGGCGAAGCAACGCTGCGGCATCGACATCGAGGCACTCGTCGGCCCCAGGCCCGACATCTACTCGGGCGACGCGAGTGTCTACACCCTCAAGGCCGGTGTGCGATTGATCGAAGAAGGCCACGCCGACTTCCTCTACCTCTCGCTGACGGACTATATGCAGCACGCCTACGCCCCGGAGGAGCCCGAGTCGCTGGCGTTCTACGCGGCGCTGGACGGGCAGGTCGGCAGGATGCTCGGGCTGGGGGCCGTCGTCGCGGCCACGGCCGACCACGGCATGAACGCCAAGTGCGACGGCGACGGGGCCCCGCAGGTGATCTACCTCGAAGACCTGCTCGAAGCGGAGTTCGGCGAAGGGGTCAAGGTCATCTGCCCGATCACCGACCCGTACGTCGTCCACCACGGCGCGCTGGGCTCGGCGGTGACGGTCCACCTGCCCGAGAAGATCCTCGCGGAACCAGGGGGTCTGAGGCGTGTCCAGCAATGGGTCCTCGAACGCCCGGGGATTACCGAGGTCGTCGATAAGGCCATCGCCGTGAAGAAGGTCCAGCTCGCGGCAGACCGGATCGGCGACCTGTACGTCTTCAGCGCCCGCGACGTCGTGATCGGCCGACGGCCCGAGTACCACGACATCTCCGCGCTCAAGAAGACGCTGCGCAGCCACGGCGGACGCTACGAAGAAATGGTCCCGCTGCTCGTGTCCAGGCCCCTGTCGCCCGCCTACCTGCGCAAGGCCCAGGGCGACCCCCGGAACTTTGATGTTTTTGACTTCGCGTGTAATGCATCGAACTGA
- a CDS encoding PEP-CTERM sorting domain-containing protein translates to MSGNSVRNGLLGFDAKNVDAAATALTHLGIALPSYIVGHAIGLESVADPRPTLGLGHNLIFNGDAEYDHGFTEHGMDQAITGWEEFRDANFLNETSSRDGFDTATVLEYGTPGGFPLASDPGPTNRGDNFFSAGAGSSSSEMFQQLDVAAMAAQIDAGQIDFDLSGYLGGYINQNDRAEFFVRFLDANGSELARTTLGTVTHDDRGDQTGLLLRETDGTLVPGTRTVELVLTTTGNDGYADNLSFILDWTRTGDINADGFVGVEDLDVLLANWGDTVSRSSLANGDLDGDGVVGQGDLDAVLGNWSHGTPPDVNIPEPGSLALLALGGILLGRRRR, encoded by the coding sequence GTGAGTGGCAACTCCGTGCGCAATGGATTACTCGGTTTTGATGCGAAGAATGTCGATGCCGCTGCGACCGCGCTGACGCACCTCGGGATCGCCTTGCCGTCATACATAGTCGGCCACGCGATTGGGCTTGAGTCGGTCGCCGACCCGCGACCGACGCTTGGCCTCGGCCACAACCTCATCTTCAACGGCGACGCCGAGTACGACCACGGCTTCACCGAGCACGGCATGGACCAAGCCATCACCGGCTGGGAAGAATTCCGTGACGCAAACTTCCTCAACGAAACCTCGTCACGCGACGGCTTCGACACCGCAACGGTCCTGGAGTACGGCACACCCGGCGGCTTTCCGCTGGCGAGCGACCCGGGGCCGACCAACCGTGGCGACAACTTCTTCTCCGCCGGCGCGGGCAGCTCGTCCAGCGAGATGTTCCAGCAGCTCGACGTCGCCGCGATGGCAGCGCAGATCGACGCGGGTCAGATCGATTTCGATCTCTCGGGCTACCTCGGCGGGTACATCAACCAGAACGACCGTGCCGAGTTTTTCGTGCGTTTTCTTGATGCCAACGGCAGCGAGCTTGCGAGGACCACCTTGGGTACCGTGACCCACGACGACCGCGGCGACCAGACAGGCCTGCTGTTGCGCGAAACGGACGGCACACTCGTCCCCGGGACGCGCACCGTGGAACTCGTGCTGACGACAACAGGCAACGACGGCTACGCCGACAATCTTTCGTTCATCCTCGACTGGACGCGGACGGGCGATATCAATGCCGACGGTTTCGTCGGCGTCGAAGACCTCGACGTCCTGCTCGCCAATTGGGGCGACACCGTTTCCCGCAGCTCTCTGGCCAATGGCGACCTCGACGGCGACGGCGTCGTCGGCCAAGGCGATCTCGACGCCGTGCTCGGCAACTGGAGTCACGGCACCCCGCCGGACGTGAACATCCCTGAGCCCGGCTCGTTGGCACTACTCGCGCTGGGCGGAATCCTGCTCGGGCGCCGGCGGCGCTAG
- a CDS encoding DNA-binding transcriptional regulator, translated as MTPNEKYIELLVDTSTSWGSGLIQGIAQYARKVGGWRLGVAPAGRSERLRLHPEWVGHGIIARVNSEELADEIIASGAPAVNVSCYDHGLPDIPQCTVNEQIVGEMAAAHLMDCGLRHFAYYGPSDRPGYRDKPGDFFVKTVRAQGFDCHTTHRIPDEIEQRTRRGSFDSALLDWLKKLPKPIGLFTWSDVQGLRITGACRAADVRVPDEVAVLCGERDDLMSMVSRPTLSSIDTAPTRIGYEAAALLDEMMRGKKPTDPVRHVPPHTVISMGSTDTLAVPDEMVAKALGFIRANLRRSFGVDQLCNAVGVSRRSLEVRFQTELRRSPAAEIRRCRVEMAKQLILSTDWPLTQIGEACGYDYPETFSRAFKREAGQTPNQFRAIARVRS; from the coding sequence ATGACGCCAAACGAGAAATACATCGAGTTGCTGGTCGATACCTCCACCTCGTGGGGCAGCGGCCTGATCCAGGGCATCGCACAGTACGCACGCAAGGTCGGCGGCTGGCGGCTGGGCGTGGCGCCGGCCGGCCGCTCGGAACGGCTACGGTTACACCCAGAGTGGGTCGGCCACGGTATCATCGCGCGCGTCAACTCCGAGGAACTCGCCGACGAGATTATCGCGAGCGGCGCGCCGGCCGTGAACGTCTCGTGCTACGACCACGGCCTGCCCGACATCCCGCAATGCACGGTTAACGAACAGATCGTCGGCGAGATGGCGGCGGCGCACCTCATGGACTGCGGGTTGCGGCATTTCGCTTACTACGGCCCTTCGGATCGTCCTGGGTACCGCGACAAGCCAGGCGACTTCTTTGTGAAAACCGTGCGGGCGCAGGGGTTCGACTGCCATACGACCCACCGTATCCCGGATGAGATCGAGCAACGTACCCGGCGCGGCAGCTTCGACAGCGCACTCTTGGACTGGCTCAAGAAACTACCCAAGCCCATTGGGTTGTTCACGTGGTCGGATGTGCAGGGGCTGCGGATTACGGGGGCTTGCCGTGCGGCGGATGTGCGCGTGCCCGATGAGGTCGCGGTGTTGTGTGGCGAGCGGGATGATCTGATGAGTATGGTGTCTCGGCCGACGTTGTCGTCGATCGACACCGCGCCGACACGGATCGGTTACGAGGCGGCGGCACTGCTGGACGAGATGATGCGTGGGAAGAAGCCGACGGACCCGGTGCGTCACGTGCCGCCGCATACGGTGATCTCGATGGGTTCGACCGATACGCTGGCGGTGCCCGACGAGATGGTTGCCAAGGCGCTGGGCTTTATCCGGGCAAACTTGAGACGAAGCTTCGGGGTGGATCAGTTATGCAACGCGGTCGGCGTATCGCGCCGGTCGCTTGAGGTGCGGTTTCAGACGGAGCTTCGGCGTTCGCCGGCGGCGGAGATCCGGCGCTGCCGGGTCGAGATGGCCAAGCAGCTGATCCTGTCGACCGACTGGCCTTTGACACAGATCGGTGAGGCCTGCGGATACGACTACCCTGAGACGTTTTCGCGGGCGTTCAAGCGTGAGGCGGGACAGACGCCCAACCAGTTCCGCGCGATCGCCCGGGTCCGCTCTTGA
- a CDS encoding electron transfer flavoprotein subunit beta/FixA family protein, which produces MKILVPTKRVPDPDQRVKTTADGRAIDTDGLSFVANPFDLIALEEALRLRENDGAIEVVTVGIGVEDYEKELRTTLAMGADRAILVEADAELDPWNVASALKAVVTRERPDLVLMGKQAVDDDSNQAGQFLAAMLDWPQATFISKIALADGAATIDRETDAGIESASLKLPAVVTVDLRLNEPRYASMLQIMKAKKKPIERIALSDLGLAVEPRIEMVGVEVLSSKRNCQMLSSVDELIQKLRDEAQVI; this is translated from the coding sequence ATGAAGATTCTTGTCCCCACCAAACGCGTGCCCGACCCGGACCAGCGCGTGAAAACCACCGCCGACGGCCGCGCCATCGACACCGATGGGCTGAGCTTTGTCGCCAACCCGTTTGACCTAATCGCTCTTGAGGAGGCGCTGCGCCTGCGTGAAAACGACGGAGCAATCGAAGTCGTTACGGTCGGCATCGGCGTCGAAGACTACGAAAAAGAACTGCGGACGACCCTCGCGATGGGCGCCGACCGGGCGATACTCGTCGAGGCCGACGCCGAGCTGGACCCTTGGAACGTCGCGTCGGCACTCAAGGCAGTCGTGACGCGCGAGCGACCCGACCTCGTGCTGATGGGCAAACAGGCGGTGGACGACGACTCGAACCAGGCGGGGCAATTCCTCGCGGCGATGCTGGACTGGCCCCAGGCGACATTCATCTCGAAGATCGCGCTCGCCGACGGCGCGGCAACGATCGACCGAGAGACCGACGCGGGCATCGAGTCGGCTTCGCTCAAGCTCCCGGCCGTCGTCACCGTCGACCTCCGCCTCAACGAGCCGCGCTACGCCTCTATGCTCCAGATCATGAAGGCCAAGAAGAAACCGATCGAGCGCATCGCGCTCAGCGACCTCGGCCTCGCGGTCGAACCGCGCATCGAAATGGTCGGCGTCGAGGTGCTCTCGTCCAAACGCAACTGCCAGATGCTTTCGAGTGTCGACGAACTGATCCAAAAGCTGCGCGACGAAGCGCAGGTGATTTAG
- a CDS encoding metallophosphoesterase — MRYATTRTLLTTLTVGVAGLAAPAALACDTCAGHTHAPGETHSHDTPTGTPLAQNVTRMGPGTGTFRFVVVGDTQGGSGTNPFMPQLISSINEVDPANILLAGDLVGTGGSGGSGTWNQWINSASAFNGGLENIYMTPGNHDQPVGTDSLWQSTFDQTPGNQAWLPDSQNIGGVSGIDQMDYYIDTGSIRYISVTTDTSQYGASVLSNQSLAWLEAAIDDADSNNAIEDVFVFTHHPVTFDSTFTSTNNAGTRSDFWQAIADDSDKFRALFTGHWHLYQPSTPDPNNPDVWEVVGGTGGGGLEGRVQQNQHGFTTIDVHDNGRIEATFYGDADGSTNGWEFNDIMDQFVIADPNPRPEGIVGYYSFNFGSQNLDTAPGPLAKQNHGRFHGNATTVASVINGDALIVDGSGDYADGAALGDYNLAINRDLTLSVHANFDTLASGELENTLVAYGSALYDNLGSTSLSESEAVNIVYNLSIRDDGHLQMLWEHDNGVDVVLTSTESADIDTDEWHHYVVSRDADAMLLRFFVDGEQLGDAVVFTELPTGGGSGFLHVGSSLYGVRGFDGMIDELSIYNTVLLPGQVFIGPKAGDIDGDGIVDLSDFDILLAHFGDEIAEAGSTQTLAQGDLDFDGDVDFADFDAFQSAYLAANPGAAPLSIPEPGSLALLALGGLLFKRRL; from the coding sequence ATGCGCTACGCCACGACTCGAACCTTACTGACGACACTAACCGTGGGGGTAGCCGGCCTCGCCGCGCCCGCCGCGCTGGCCTGCGACACCTGCGCAGGCCACACCCACGCGCCCGGCGAAACGCACAGTCACGACACACCGACCGGCACACCGCTGGCCCAAAACGTCACGCGCATGGGGCCGGGCACCGGCACGTTCCGCTTCGTCGTCGTCGGCGACACACAGGGCGGGAGCGGCACCAACCCGTTCATGCCGCAGCTCATCAGTAGCATCAACGAGGTAGACCCTGCCAACATCCTCCTCGCGGGCGACCTCGTCGGCACGGGCGGATCGGGCGGATCGGGCACATGGAACCAGTGGATCAACAGCGCCTCGGCCTTCAACGGCGGGCTCGAAAACATCTACATGACGCCGGGCAACCACGACCAGCCGGTCGGCACGGATTCGCTCTGGCAGTCCACCTTCGACCAGACCCCGGGGAACCAGGCCTGGCTCCCCGACAGCCAGAACATCGGCGGCGTCAGCGGCATCGACCAGATGGACTACTACATCGACACCGGGTCGATCCGCTACATCTCCGTCACGACCGACACCTCGCAGTACGGCGCGAGCGTCCTCTCCAACCAGTCGCTGGCCTGGCTCGAAGCCGCCATCGACGACGCCGACAGCAACAACGCGATTGAAGATGTCTTCGTCTTCACCCACCATCCGGTCACCTTCGACAGCACGTTTACCAGCACTAACAACGCAGGCACGCGCAGCGATTTCTGGCAAGCCATCGCCGATGACTCGGACAAGTTCCGCGCTTTGTTCACCGGCCACTGGCACCTCTACCAGCCCAGCACGCCCGACCCTAACAACCCGGACGTCTGGGAAGTCGTCGGCGGCACGGGCGGCGGCGGGCTCGAAGGCCGGGTTCAACAGAACCAGCACGGGTTTACCACCATCGATGTTCACGACAACGGCCGAATCGAGGCAACGTTCTACGGCGACGCCGACGGCTCGACCAACGGCTGGGAGTTCAACGACATCATGGACCAGTTCGTGATCGCCGACCCCAACCCCAGACCCGAAGGTATCGTCGGCTACTACAGCTTCAACTTCGGCAGCCAAAACCTCGATACCGCGCCGGGCCCACTCGCCAAACAAAACCACGGCCGATTCCACGGCAACGCGACGACGGTCGCGAGCGTGATCAACGGCGACGCGCTGATCGTCGACGGCAGCGGCGACTACGCCGACGGCGCAGCCCTGGGCGATTACAACCTCGCCATCAACCGCGACCTGACCCTCTCCGTCCACGCCAACTTCGACACGCTCGCCTCGGGCGAGTTGGAAAACACCCTCGTCGCCTACGGCTCGGCGCTCTATGACAACCTCGGCAGCACGTCCCTCTCCGAGTCCGAGGCCGTGAACATCGTCTACAACCTAAGTATCCGAGACGACGGCCACTTGCAGATGCTGTGGGAGCACGACAACGGTGTCGACGTCGTCCTCACCTCGACCGAGTCGGCCGACATCGATACCGACGAATGGCACCACTACGTCGTCTCCCGAGATGCCGACGCGATGCTCCTCCGCTTCTTTGTCGATGGCGAACAACTCGGCGACGCGGTCGTCTTTACCGAACTACCGACCGGCGGTGGAAGCGGGTTCCTGCACGTCGGCTCGTCGCTCTACGGCGTGCGTGGCTTCGACGGGATGATCGACGAGCTTTCGATCTACAACACTGTGCTCCTTCCGGGCCAGGTCTTCATCGGGCCCAAGGCGGGCGATATCGACGGCGACGGGATCGTCGACCTGTCCGACTTCGACATCCTGCTCGCGCACTTCGGCGACGAGATCGCCGAGGCGGGCTCGACGCAGACGCTCGCGCAGGGCGACCTCGACTTTGATGGCGATGTGGACTTCGCCGACTTCGACGCGTTCCAGAGCGCATATCTCGCGGCAAACCCCGGCGCTGCCCCGCTGTCGATCCCCGAGCCCGGCTCGCTGGCGCTGCTCGCGCTGGGCGGGCTGCTGTTCAAGCGACGTCTCTGA
- a CDS encoding alkaline phosphatase family protein, whose translation MNRPLLFFTTAALLASSGGASADPHVLVFMIDGLRPDAMEAASTPFIDALIANGTYSSNATTSDLTFSGPGQTDVLTGVHRDIHGAATNSTSDNPAEADPQFHIYSGSNMHNTPDFLAIANSADPALQTARFTGAWNPAHTTRSPGGSEYTFVGSDAGAAANAAAYYGSNANDAQVGYVYLAEPDYAGHANGFHPGITGYTNEISATDARIGSVITAIQGRAILSTKTGSSSSRPTTAATPAADTRATTLGNARCPSS comes from the coding sequence ATGAATCGACCTCTCCTTTTTTTCACGACGGCGGCCCTGTTGGCATCGAGCGGCGGCGCGTCGGCCGACCCGCATGTACTCGTGTTTATGATCGACGGCCTCCGGCCCGACGCGATGGAGGCGGCGAGCACCCCCTTCATCGACGCCCTGATCGCCAACGGCACATACTCCAGCAACGCGACCACCTCGGACCTCACGTTCTCCGGCCCGGGCCAGACGGATGTGCTCACCGGAGTCCACCGTGATATCCACGGCGCGGCAACAAACAGCACCTCCGACAACCCGGCCGAGGCCGACCCGCAGTTCCATATCTATAGCGGCAGCAACATGCACAACACGCCAGACTTCCTGGCGATCGCGAACTCGGCGGATCCGGCGCTACAGACCGCGCGGTTCACCGGCGCCTGGAACCCCGCGCACACCACACGCAGCCCGGGCGGTTCGGAGTACACCTTCGTCGGCAGCGACGCGGGCGCTGCGGCGAACGCTGCGGCGTACTACGGCAGCAACGCCAATGATGCGCAGGTCGGGTACGTCTACCTCGCCGAGCCCGACTACGCGGGGCACGCCAACGGGTTCCATCCCGGCATCACCGGATACACCAACGAGATCAGCGCGACCGACGCGCGCATCGGCAGCGTGATCACGGCGATCCAGGGGCGCGCGATTTTATCGACGAAGACTGGGTCTTCATCATCACGACCGACCACGGCGGCAACTCCGGCGGCGGACACTCGGGCAACGACCCTTGGCAACGCGAGGTGCCCTTCATCGTGA
- a CDS encoding PEP-CTERM sorting domain-containing protein, giving the protein MRIHTATCTLLTAAAFTAAPGTNAATALHEYLFSGNLNDSLATGGTPSLVANGGSVGSNGYTFGQGQGLSLSNWVPASTDAQQDYTIEFYLQLDVLGNGSYGKLVDFKDRSEDQGLYLRNINGGHRPVLFNVNHDNPPSGDFTQGQFHHVVLSRDEPGTDDLRLWLNGVEQWNLNDGTNEHAVFSRTGNIIHFFQDDSGGENIAGVVDYLRIYDGGASQAEVNAMFNSAPTYGNAELIVNKRTGEITLTSDNPFEAVNMRGYQLTSDVGVFDTNTWDSFDDTNADGGTWSEANPSATQLAELNLTDSASLGSNDSRSLGHAYAGGINGAEDLAFTYLAPGLSEPQTLTVRYIDDVGISGDLNGDGFVGVADLDIILAYWGQTVATGALIHGDAIADGFVNSADLQNVVNNWSNGTPPDTNIPEPGTALALAGLSGLLLRRRRW; this is encoded by the coding sequence ATGCGAATCCATACAGCAACCTGCACCCTACTCACTGCCGCCGCGTTCACCGCTGCACCCGGCACAAACGCCGCGACCGCACTCCACGAGTACCTCTTCTCGGGCAACCTCAACGACTCCCTCGCCACCGGCGGCACGCCCTCGCTCGTCGCGAACGGCGGATCCGTTGGCAGCAACGGCTACACCTTCGGCCAGGGGCAGGGGCTCTCGCTCTCCAACTGGGTCCCCGCCAGCACCGACGCGCAGCAGGACTACACGATCGAGTTCTACCTCCAACTCGATGTCCTGGGCAACGGCAGCTACGGCAAACTCGTCGACTTCAAAGACCGCAGCGAGGACCAGGGCCTCTACCTCCGCAATATCAATGGCGGACACCGCCCCGTCCTCTTCAACGTCAACCACGACAACCCACCCAGCGGCGACTTCACGCAGGGCCAGTTCCACCACGTCGTGCTCAGCCGCGACGAGCCGGGCACCGACGACCTGCGCCTATGGCTCAACGGGGTCGAGCAGTGGAACCTCAACGACGGGACCAACGAGCACGCCGTGTTCTCCCGCACAGGCAACATCATCCACTTCTTCCAGGACGATAGCGGCGGCGAGAATATCGCCGGGGTCGTCGATTACCTCCGCATCTACGACGGCGGCGCGAGCCAGGCCGAGGTCAACGCGATGTTCAACAGCGCCCCGACCTACGGCAACGCCGAGCTCATCGTCAACAAACGCACCGGCGAAATCACGCTCACCAGCGACAACCCGTTCGAGGCCGTCAACATGCGCGGCTACCAACTGACGTCTGACGTCGGCGTGTTCGATACCAACACGTGGGACAGCTTCGACGACACCAACGCCGACGGCGGGACATGGTCCGAGGCCAACCCGTCGGCTACGCAACTCGCGGAGCTCAACCTCACCGACAGCGCATCGCTGGGTAGCAACGACAGCCGGTCGCTGGGCCATGCCTACGCCGGCGGCATCAACGGCGCGGAAGACCTCGCCTTCACCTACCTCGCGCCCGGGCTCAGCGAACCGCAAACGCTGACCGTCCGCTACATCGACGACGTCGGCATCTCGGGCGACCTCAACGGCGACGGCTTCGTCGGCGTCGCGGACCTCGACATCATCCTCGCCTACTGGGGCCAGACCGTCGCCACCGGCGCGCTGATCCACGGCGACGCGATCGCCGACGGCTTCGTCAACAGCGCCGACCTCCAGAACGTCGTCAATAACTGGTCAAACGGCACCCCGCCCGACACGAACATTCCTGAACCCGGCACCGCGCTGGCCCTGGCCGGGCTGTCGGGCCTTCTGCTGCGTCGCCGGCGTTGGTGA
- a CDS encoding DUF5690 family protein, giving the protein MSQTPDSPQKMSVLAEWIDSQPRVVLTIYAMTAAFLAYMSMYAFRKPWSADKYETQAEIAVFGVAFGYKVVAAIAQLVGYMGSKFLGIKFASEASMRQRVPIVIGLILFAECMLLGFALTPAPYNILFLILNGLPLGMVWSMLFGIVEGRKITEFLALGMSVSVIFSSAWVKDVGKWTIAELGTDVFWMPFVTGLLFIPALALSMFMLWHVPPPTPEDIAARTDREPMTRAERRAFIRKYLVGIVALVVGYTMLMGYRNVRDDFMPDILADLGYEAVSFGSMENWVGLAVIALLCLLWFFKNNRHAVYANLAFITVGSLLVGATTLMVSHKLLDPKLFYILNGVGLYMAFVPYQSIFMDRILASLHTVATASFLIALGDAYGYLTVLATYLGSEVYPAVTGNTLDWAQLLGVGAYIVLVGVPLCVAVMIAYFNKHLKN; this is encoded by the coding sequence ATGAGTCAAACGCCCGACAGTCCGCAGAAGATGTCGGTGCTCGCCGAGTGGATCGACAGTCAGCCGCGCGTCGTGCTCACTATCTACGCGATGACCGCCGCGTTCCTTGCGTATATGAGTATGTACGCCTTCCGCAAGCCGTGGTCGGCCGACAAGTATGAAACCCAGGCGGAGATCGCGGTGTTCGGCGTCGCGTTCGGCTACAAAGTTGTCGCCGCCATCGCGCAGCTTGTCGGCTACATGGGATCGAAGTTCCTCGGGATCAAGTTCGCGTCCGAGGCGTCGATGCGCCAGCGGGTGCCGATCGTCATCGGACTTATCCTGTTCGCCGAATGCATGCTGCTGGGCTTTGCGCTGACCCCCGCCCCCTACAATATCCTTTTCCTCATCCTCAATGGCCTCCCGCTGGGCATGGTCTGGTCGATGCTCTTTGGCATCGTCGAAGGCCGGAAGATCACCGAGTTCCTCGCGCTGGGGATGAGTGTCAGCGTGATCTTTTCGTCCGCTTGGGTGAAAGACGTCGGCAAATGGACGATCGCCGAGCTTGGGACGGATGTGTTCTGGATGCCGTTCGTCACGGGGCTGCTCTTTATCCCCGCGCTGGCGCTATCGATGTTCATGCTCTGGCACGTCCCGCCGCCCACGCCCGAGGACATCGCCGCACGCACCGACCGCGAGCCGATGACGCGGGCCGAGCGCCGCGCGTTTATCCGCAAGTATCTCGTCGGTATTGTCGCGTTGGTGGTCGGCTACACGATGCTCATGGGCTACCGCAACGTCCGGGACGACTTCATGCCCGATATCCTTGCCGACTTGGGCTATGAGGCCGTCAGCTTCGGGTCGATGGAGAATTGGGTCGGACTAGCAGTGATCGCGCTGCTTTGCCTGCTGTGGTTTTTCAAGAACAACCGCCACGCGGTCTATGCAAACCTCGCGTTTATCACGGTCGGATCACTGCTCGTGGGCGCGACAACGCTGATGGTCAGCCACAAGCTGCTGGACCCGAAGCTGTTCTACATCCTCAATGGTGTCGGGTTATATATGGCCTTTGTGCCGTACCAGAGCATCTTCATGGACCGCATCCTCGCATCGTTGCATACTGTCGCGACCGCCAGTTTCCTCATCGCGCTAGGCGATGCCTACGGCTACCTCACAGTTCTGGCGACCTACCTTGGCAGCGAGGTCTACCCCGCCGTGACCGGCAATACGCTCGACTGGGCACAGCTTCTGGGCGTCGGCGCGTATATCGTCCTTGTCGGCGTACCCCTCTGTGTCGCGGTCATGATCGCCTACTTCAACAAGCACCTGAAGAACTAA